One region of Thermodesulfovibrionia bacterium genomic DNA includes:
- a CDS encoding PKD domain-containing protein, with the protein VTFTNSSTGNDQPLTYEWDFDNNGTVDSTLSNPSYEYTTEGTYTVKLTVTDFDGSTNSLTRTNYISATSCLSPVKVTGSVNSYYTSLQPAYDDSSEGDDIRFQDDSFNENLIFNVNKAITLRGGYDCDFNTTTNKTVINGNVTISDGVVTLENVIIQ; encoded by the coding sequence CGTAACCTTCACAAACAGCTCAACAGGCAATGACCAGCCATTGACATACGAATGGGATTTTGACAATAACGGCACAGTTGACTCGACACTGTCCAACCCTTCATATGAATACACAACTGAAGGCACATACACCGTAAAACTTACAGTCACAGATTTTGACGGAAGCACAAATTCGCTGACAAGGACTAACTATATAAGCGCTACATCATGCCTGTCGCCTGTAAAGGTCACAGGCTCAGTGAATTCATATTACACATCTCTTCAGCCTGCGTATGATGATTCATCAGAAGGAGATGACATCCGTTTCCAGGATGATTCATTCAATGAGAACCTTATATTCAATGTTAACAAGGCGATAACGCTCAGAGGCGGATATGACTGTGATTTCAATACAACAACCAATAAGACAGTCATAAACGGCAATGTGACAATAAGCGACGGCGTAGTAACATTGGAAAATGTAATAATCCAGTAA